From one Leptospiraceae bacterium genomic stretch:
- a CDS encoding cation transporter: MHDHHQHHHHSHEISDLNKRFILGIILNSLFVLVEAGSGFYYNSLALLSDAGHNLSDVASLLLALLAFRLAKIQPDTKYTYGYRKTTILVSLLNAIVLLLAMGGIIWESIQRFQTQAPTNGNPIAFVAAVGILINALTAWLFLKDKERDLNVKGAYLHMLSDALVSLGVLVAGVIIAFTNWYWVDGVISIIIAIVVLFSTFDLLKKSFHLSIDAVPDGIHITDIKKELETVPGVLEVHHIHIWAISTTLNAFTAHVKLKTNVEWKDVMRIKKNIRQSLLHQNILHSTIEFETEEEKCEEIESEI; encoded by the coding sequence ATGCATGACCATCATCAGCACCACCATCACTCACATGAAATTAGCGATTTAAACAAAAGGTTTATTTTAGGGATAATACTAAATAGCCTCTTTGTCTTAGTGGAAGCGGGAAGTGGGTTCTATTATAATTCACTCGCACTCTTATCAGATGCAGGACACAATCTAAGTGATGTAGCAAGTTTGCTCCTTGCCCTATTAGCATTTCGATTAGCAAAAATACAACCAGATACAAAATACACTTACGGTTACAGGAAAACAACCATACTTGTATCCTTACTCAATGCTATCGTATTACTTCTCGCGATGGGAGGAATCATTTGGGAAAGCATTCAAAGATTTCAAACGCAAGCGCCTACTAATGGTAATCCGATAGCATTTGTTGCTGCTGTTGGAATACTCATTAACGCTCTCACAGCATGGCTCTTTTTAAAAGATAAAGAAAGAGATCTGAATGTAAAAGGGGCTTATCTACATATGCTTTCTGATGCGTTAGTCTCCTTAGGTGTTTTAGTTGCAGGAGTAATCATTGCATTTACTAATTGGTATTGGGTTGATGGAGTGATTAGTATCATAATCGCGATTGTTGTTTTATTTAGCACATTCGATCTTTTAAAGAAGAGTTTCCATCTTTCAATTGATGCAGTTCCAGATGGAATTCACATAACAGATATAAAAAAGGAATTGGAAACCGTTCCAGGAGTATTAGAGGTTCATCATATACATATCTGGGCAATCAGCACTACTCTAAATGCATTTACTGCACATGTGAAATTAAAAACAAATGTAGAATGGAAAGATGTGATGCGCATAAAGAAAAATATTCGTCAATCACTACTACATCAGAATATTCTCCATTCCACGATAGAATTTGAAACAGAAGAAGAAAAATGCGAAGAAATAGAAAGCGAGATTTAA
- a CDS encoding serine acetyltransferase gives MAQSEIGVTLEKTVNHLVHSGIEMLEYIPKSGKSLPSVESLKAIVELLRAILFPGYFGKTITKPTMLAYSTGGNLEQLYELLSEQIHSGLCFNYTEDSDEIKSKAERLTLDFIESIPETRRLLFTDVKAMYDADPAAKNLEEIIFCYPTIRAMINYRLAHQLLVLKVPLLPRIISEMAHSETGIDIHPGAAIGEHFCIDHGTGVVIGETCIIGNNVRLYQGVTLGAKKFSLDDHGNPLKDEPRHPIIEDNVVIYSNANILGRIVVGKNSVIGGNVWITNDVPPNSKITQAKVVQEHFYFGSGI, from the coding sequence ATGGCACAATCGGAAATTGGTGTTACACTTGAGAAAACGGTGAATCATTTAGTTCATTCGGGAATCGAAATGCTGGAATATATTCCAAAATCGGGGAAGTCTTTGCCTTCAGTGGAAAGCTTAAAGGCTATTGTCGAACTTTTGCGAGCAATTCTATTTCCGGGTTATTTTGGTAAGACGATTACGAAGCCTACTATGCTTGCCTATTCGACCGGCGGAAATTTAGAACAGCTTTATGAGTTACTTTCAGAACAAATTCACAGCGGTCTCTGCTTTAACTACACGGAAGACTCCGATGAAATTAAATCAAAAGCTGAACGTTTGACTTTAGACTTCATTGAGTCTATTCCTGAGACTAGAAGATTACTTTTTACAGACGTAAAAGCAATGTATGATGCTGATCCTGCTGCGAAGAATTTGGAGGAGATAATATTCTGTTATCCTACGATTCGTGCTATGATTAATTACCGTTTGGCGCATCAGCTTCTTGTATTAAAAGTTCCACTTCTTCCTAGAATTATTTCTGAGATGGCTCATTCTGAAACTGGAATTGATATTCATCCAGGAGCGGCTATTGGGGAACATTTCTGTATTGACCATGGGACAGGCGTAGTCATTGGAGAAACTTGCATCATTGGAAACAATGTAAGACTTTATCAAGGTGTAACACTTGGAGCGAAGAAATTTTCACTGGATGACCATGGTAATCCGCTCAAAGACGAACCGAGACATCCTATCATTGAGGATAATGTTGTGATCTACTCTAATGCAAATATCCTGGGACGAATTGTTGTTGGTAAAAATTCAGTGATTGGTGGAAATGTTTGGATTACAAATGATGTTCCTCCTAATTCTAAAATAACACAGGCAAAAGTCGTTCAAGAGCATTTCTATTTTGGATCTGGAATTTAA
- a CDS encoding alginate export family protein — protein sequence MKKKGIILLASLAIGSLSLMGQEKTSTKESLDLDPPKEVDYKSQPNDGKGIASIQQELAEEERKNEKDYYVNPKSYGTTRINVPQTYVKPLNRTGISAFKDIDWIEAGLDYRTRYEHRENDIRRADSGVDRPLLLRTRGYIGLKEKLDPFRFAVEIEDAQRKFSKYEVDNRDYNRVEPINAFGELYFKNGLGINRPISIRYGIMCFEFLDRRLIGLNEWRNTTNTFQGTKITLGKDQNNWSIDFLALKPLERLTNETDKPVRNQLFGGVIGHIRHWSRIITIEPFYLGLKQSKLVQTKYNETKLAFEPNNRVGREIHTVGLRLYNVYLSGFDYDVSWIAQFGVNDTEKQQRHEAYAFTFDSGYSFNHPWKPRTGFFFGYVSGDRNPLDNTNQRFERLFGFARPWSSNDYIQMENLKSPKLVLEFEPIKGLKLDTAVVWFFLANAKDRWSGVGNLRDQTGKSGDYMGFEYNFRARFDLNSRVKANIGYAYFKPGEFTINTTGREMNSHFGYLEVAYSLF from the coding sequence ATGAAAAAGAAAGGAATAATATTATTAGCTTCACTAGCGATTGGTTCTTTATCGCTTATGGGTCAGGAGAAAACTTCTACAAAAGAAAGTTTAGATTTGGATCCTCCCAAAGAAGTTGACTATAAGAGTCAACCGAATGATGGAAAAGGAATTGCTTCGATTCAACAAGAATTAGCAGAAGAAGAGAGAAAGAACGAAAAGGATTATTATGTTAATCCCAAGAGTTATGGAACAACTAGAATCAATGTGCCGCAAACTTACGTGAAGCCTCTGAATAGAACGGGAATATCGGCTTTTAAGGATATTGATTGGATTGAAGCAGGACTTGATTACCGAACAAGATATGAGCACAGAGAAAACGATATACGAAGAGCTGACTCTGGTGTTGATAGACCGCTTCTTTTAAGAACGAGAGGCTACATTGGACTAAAAGAAAAACTCGACCCGTTTCGTTTTGCTGTGGAGATTGAAGATGCACAAAGAAAATTCAGTAAATACGAAGTGGATAACCGCGATTATAACCGAGTTGAACCTATCAATGCCTTTGGAGAATTGTATTTTAAAAATGGGCTTGGTATTAATAGACCAATTAGCATTCGGTACGGAATTATGTGCTTTGAGTTTTTGGATCGTCGTTTAATTGGTTTAAATGAGTGGCGCAATACAACGAATACCTTCCAGGGAACAAAAATTACTCTTGGAAAAGATCAAAACAATTGGAGCATTGATTTTCTTGCCTTAAAACCATTAGAAAGACTGACGAATGAAACAGACAAACCAGTTCGTAATCAACTCTTCGGTGGGGTAATCGGTCATATCCGCCACTGGTCGAGGATAATAACGATTGAACCTTTTTATTTAGGATTAAAGCAATCAAAATTAGTGCAAACAAAATACAATGAAACTAAACTTGCATTCGAACCCAACAATAGAGTTGGGCGAGAAATTCATACGGTTGGATTGCGGTTATACAATGTTTACCTCTCAGGTTTCGATTATGATGTTTCTTGGATAGCTCAGTTCGGTGTAAACGATACAGAAAAACAACAAAGGCATGAGGCTTATGCATTTACCTTTGATTCGGGTTACTCTTTTAATCATCCCTGGAAACCGAGAACTGGTTTCTTCTTTGGTTATGTTTCCGGTGATAGAAACCCATTGGATAATACGAATCAAAGATTTGAAAGACTGTTCGGTTTCGCAAGACCCTGGTCGAGTAATGACTATATCCAAATGGAAAACTTGAAATCGCCAAAGCTAGTTTTAGAATTTGAACCAATAAAAGGCTTAAAGCTAGATACCGCTGTCGTTTGGTTTTTCTTGGCAAATGCCAAAGACAGGTGGAGTGGTGTTGGAAATTTAAGAGACCAAACAGGAAAAAGTGGAGACTACATGGGATTCGAATACAACTTTAGAGCAAGGTTTGATTTGAATTCCAGAGTTAAGGCTAATATTGGTTATGCTTACTTTAAACCAGGCGAATTCACAATCAATACCACCGGTAGAGAAATGAATTCACACTTTGGATACTTAGAAGTAGCCTATAGCCTATTTTAA
- a CDS encoding sulfate ABC transporter substrate-binding protein, with translation MKGKLLKVIATIIISISGFSLSAKDFTLLNVSYDPTRELYAEYNKVFANYCKGKTGDDIKVNQSHGGSGKQARSVLEGLEADFVTLALSYDIDIIASKGLLSADWQKSLPNNSAPYTSTIVFVVRKGNPKGIKDWDDLIKPNVGVITPNPKTSGGARWNYLAAWAFAAKKFNNDDAKIREFMKALYKNVPILDSGARGSSTTFAQNGIGDVFLSWENEAFLIMEEMGKDKFVVIYPSISILAEPPVAVIEKNAEKHKTIEIAKAYVKSLYSEAAQELIAKHGYRPRSEAVLKKYASKFPKLDLITVDSHFGGWHKAQKDHFADKASFDQIYIK, from the coding sequence ATGAAAGGAAAATTATTAAAAGTAATAGCAACCATTATTATCAGTATAAGTGGATTTTCATTGAGTGCAAAAGATTTTACACTGCTCAATGTATCCTATGATCCAACCCGTGAGCTTTATGCTGAATACAATAAAGTATTCGCAAATTATTGTAAAGGTAAAACTGGTGATGATATAAAAGTTAACCAATCTCACGGAGGAAGCGGCAAACAAGCACGATCCGTCCTTGAAGGACTCGAAGCAGATTTTGTAACTCTAGCGCTTTCGTATGACATTGACATTATTGCTTCGAAAGGTTTACTTTCTGCTGATTGGCAGAAAAGTCTTCCTAATAATAGTGCACCTTACACATCTACAATTGTATTTGTAGTGAGAAAAGGAAATCCAAAAGGGATTAAAGACTGGGATGATTTAATCAAACCAAACGTGGGGGTAATTACACCTAACCCCAAAACGAGTGGAGGAGCTAGATGGAATTATCTGGCAGCTTGGGCATTCGCAGCAAAAAAATTCAATAACGACGATGCAAAAATTAGAGAATTCATGAAGGCTCTCTATAAAAATGTTCCCATCCTCGATTCAGGTGCCCGTGGGTCTAGTACTACTTTTGCGCAGAATGGAATTGGAGATGTTTTTCTATCCTGGGAGAATGAAGCTTTTTTAATAATGGAAGAAATGGGAAAGGATAAATTCGTAGTAATTTATCCTTCTATTAGTATTTTAGCTGAACCGCCTGTTGCAGTGATCGAGAAAAATGCAGAAAAGCACAAGACTATAGAAATTGCAAAAGCCTATGTCAAATCTCTCTATTCAGAAGCTGCACAAGAACTTATCGCCAAACATGGATACCGACCGAGAAGCGAAGCTGTTTTAAAAAAGTATGCGAGTAAATTTCCGAAATTAGACCTCATCACTGTAGACTCTCACTTCGGAGGATGGCATAAAGCGCAAAAGGATCATTTTGCGGACAAAGCAAGCTTCGATCAAATTTATATAAAATAA
- a CDS encoding cyclic nucleotide-binding domain-containing protein: MSDNLLQRSVTTSVARNLANTTKTPPQMMSITPRWLLSLIPWVQVEGGTYRVNRTRIELKKAERVELNIIDGFVFLSFNPEALRNVPVFSNIPENILTKVASKFKTEEVSLGNKLVVEGEDKNKFFIIAQGQVEVLSKGVHGTDLRIALLTEGEYFGELGLISDKPSDVTVRTTTPCKLLTLSEKDFDEILNEFPNFRQDFQKAIDEYTELLSRVNKYGERNIDLVSGFAENMEIPETFIDYSESPREYSLGAIQTVVRVHTRVSDLYNNPYNQLEEQMRLTIEGIKERQEWELINNKKYGLLNSVAPAFRISTRYGAPTPDDLDELLALVWKKPSFFIAHPKAIAAFERECTWRGVPPVNSEVFGTPVILWRGIPIIPSDKLEVKSDYHSHQWLGITSIILVRVGEAEQGVVGLHQAGIPGEISPSLSARLMGLDKLGVASYLLTLYSSAAVLTDDAIAVLENVEVGYYHDYQNKNSNYFSDGLGI; the protein is encoded by the coding sequence ATGTCTGATAATTTGCTGCAACGCAGCGTAACAACTTCCGTTGCTAGAAATCTGGCTAACACAACGAAAACCCCACCGCAGATGATGTCTATCACGCCGCGTTGGTTACTGAGTCTTATCCCCTGGGTGCAGGTAGAAGGAGGAACTTATCGAGTCAATCGAACTAGGATAGAACTCAAAAAAGCAGAAAGAGTAGAATTAAATATTATAGATGGATTTGTATTTTTATCTTTCAATCCAGAAGCTTTGCGAAATGTTCCTGTCTTTTCCAATATTCCAGAGAATATTCTTACTAAAGTAGCAAGTAAATTTAAAACAGAAGAAGTGTCTTTGGGGAATAAACTCGTAGTAGAAGGAGAAGATAAGAATAAATTCTTTATCATCGCGCAAGGACAAGTAGAAGTTCTAAGCAAAGGTGTTCATGGAACTGATCTTAGAATTGCACTTCTTACAGAAGGGGAATACTTCGGTGAATTGGGATTAATCTCCGATAAACCTTCAGATGTTACTGTGAGAACGACTACTCCTTGTAAGCTGCTGACTCTTTCCGAAAAAGACTTTGATGAGATTCTAAATGAATTTCCAAATTTTAGACAGGATTTTCAAAAGGCAATTGATGAATATACAGAGCTATTATCAAGAGTAAATAAATACGGTGAGCGTAATATTGATTTGGTGTCAGGTTTCGCGGAGAATATGGAAATTCCTGAGACTTTTATCGATTACTCAGAGAGTCCAAGGGAATATTCATTGGGTGCAATTCAAACTGTTGTAAGAGTTCATACAAGAGTCTCTGATCTTTATAACAATCCTTACAATCAATTAGAAGAGCAAATGCGCCTAACGATTGAAGGAATCAAAGAGCGTCAAGAATGGGAACTCATCAACAATAAAAAATATGGTCTTCTAAATTCGGTAGCACCTGCCTTTCGAATTAGCACACGGTATGGAGCTCCAACACCAGACGACTTAGACGAATTACTCGCACTCGTTTGGAAAAAGCCTAGCTTCTTTATTGCACATCCAAAAGCAATTGCAGCCTTTGAAAGAGAATGTACATGGAGAGGAGTTCCTCCTGTGAATTCAGAAGTATTCGGAACACCTGTAATTCTATGGCGTGGAATACCAATTATCCCCAGTGATAAATTAGAGGTGAAAAGCGACTACCATTCTCACCAATGGCTTGGGATAACAAGCATTATCCTTGTCCGCGTAGGAGAAGCAGAGCAAGGAGTCGTAGGACTTCATCAAGCTGGAATCCCTGGAGAAATTTCTCCTAGCCTTTCTGCACGACTCATGGGTCTCGATAAATTAGGAGTAGCCTCTTATTTACTTACACTTTATTCTTCTGCTGCTGTCTTAACTGACGATGCGATTGCAGTTTTAGAAAATGTAGAAGTAGGATACTACCATGATTACCAAAATAAAAACTCAAACTATTTCAGCGATGGATTAGGAATATAA
- a CDS encoding cysteine desulfurase has product MEPFDPNTIARLASEIYNEVPGATVIPKNPAEISGTHNEILDSAANHSNSVVDSDFSSKENLSLDKIKEIFSKQATSPSFNQNTSEYYFLANPTKSDASSLTKSAANLKGQQSLVDNNGKGHSSLKSFVQNIQEDHHKFPGGLFTGNLENCKLFSKANSGKQVEIYPSRPFDVNEIRKDFPVLHQTIHGKPLAWFDNAATTQKPKSVIDAISNFYSHDNSNIHRGAHTLAARATDAYEESREKVKNFIKASSTSEIIYVRGTTEAINLVAQTFGRKFLQPGDEIILSQAEHHANIVPWQIIAKEKGAVIRVIPLNDRGEVILSEYERLLGPRTKLVSITQASNSLGTILPVHEMTKTAKKYGAKVLIDGAQSVAHIPVNVQELGCDFFVFSGHKIFGPTGIGVVYGRQELLEIMPPWQGGGNMIKNVTFEETTYSDVPAKFEAGTPNIADAVGLGVALDYVSRLGLENIAKYEHSLLEYATAGLTSVKGLRLIGTAPDKVGVLSFVLQNKSTIEVGRLLDLEGIAVRAGHHCAQPSLRRYGVEATVRPSLSFYNTTGEIDRLVSAVRRIAGSF; this is encoded by the coding sequence ATGGAACCATTTGATCCAAATACAATCGCAAGGCTCGCATCAGAGATTTACAATGAAGTGCCCGGAGCAACAGTTATTCCCAAGAATCCTGCTGAAATTTCTGGCACTCACAATGAAATTCTGGATTCTGCGGCTAATCACAGTAACTCAGTAGTGGATTCAGATTTTTCTTCCAAGGAAAATCTGAGTCTAGACAAGATTAAGGAAATATTTTCGAAACAAGCAACAAGCCCTTCCTTTAATCAAAATACATCTGAGTATTATTTTTTGGCTAATCCGACTAAGTCAGATGCATCTTCTCTTACTAAGTCAGCGGCTAATTTAAAAGGTCAGCAATCACTCGTTGACAATAATGGTAAGGGGCATTCTAGTTTAAAGTCTTTTGTCCAGAACATTCAAGAAGATCATCACAAATTTCCGGGTGGATTGTTCACTGGTAATTTAGAAAACTGTAAACTCTTTTCGAAAGCAAATTCGGGTAAACAGGTTGAGATTTATCCAAGTCGTCCATTTGATGTGAATGAGATAAGAAAAGACTTTCCGGTGTTACATCAGACAATTCATGGTAAGCCGCTAGCCTGGTTTGACAATGCGGCTACTACGCAGAAGCCGAAGTCGGTAATTGATGCGATTAGTAATTTTTATTCGCATGACAACTCTAATATCCACAGGGGTGCGCATACGTTAGCCGCTCGTGCGACAGATGCCTATGAAGAGTCCAGAGAGAAAGTAAAAAATTTTATCAAAGCCTCTTCTACTTCTGAAATTATTTATGTGAGAGGAACAACAGAAGCTATTAATTTGGTTGCGCAAACCTTTGGGCGTAAGTTCTTACAACCGGGAGATGAAATTATTCTTTCGCAAGCAGAGCATCATGCTAATATTGTTCCCTGGCAAATTATCGCAAAGGAAAAAGGAGCGGTTATTCGCGTTATTCCGCTGAATGATAGAGGAGAAGTGATTCTTTCTGAATATGAGCGATTACTCGGACCTAGGACAAAACTTGTTTCTATTACACAAGCATCAAATAGTCTGGGAACAATTTTACCAGTTCACGAGATGACTAAAACTGCAAAGAAGTATGGCGCAAAAGTTTTAATTGACGGTGCTCAGTCAGTCGCTCATATTCCGGTTAACGTTCAGGAATTAGGTTGTGATTTCTTTGTATTTTCCGGTCATAAGATTTTTGGACCAACTGGAATCGGTGTAGTTTATGGTAGGCAAGAACTTCTTGAGATCATGCCGCCTTGGCAAGGAGGAGGTAATATGATTAAAAATGTTACTTTCGAAGAAACGACTTACAGTGATGTGCCAGCAAAGTTTGAAGCAGGAACGCCTAACATCGCAGATGCGGTTGGACTTGGAGTAGCACTTGATTATGTGAGTAGGCTCGGACTTGAGAATATTGCAAAGTATGAGCATTCGCTTTTAGAGTATGCAACTGCAGGTCTTACTTCAGTCAAAGGTTTGCGGCTAATCGGAACTGCCCCCGACAAAGTTGGAGTGCTATCTTTTGTATTGCAAAACAAATCTACAATCGAAGTAGGAAGACTCTTAGATTTGGAAGGCATTGCAGTTCGCGCAGGGCATCATTGTGCTCAACCTTCTCTTCGCCGTTATGGTGTTGAGGCTACTGTGCGTCCTTCTCTTTCTTTTTACAATACGACAGGCGAAATAGATAGACTGGTTTCAGCAGTCCGTCGAATCGCAGGAAGTTTTTAA
- a CDS encoding cyclic nucleotide-binding domain-containing protein, which translates to MSDNLLQRSVTTSVARNLANTTKTPPQMMSITPRWLLSLIPWVHVDGGTYRVNRTKVELKKAERVELNFTDGVASFKPNALRSVPLFARFQEEIINRMANRFKTEEVTLGNKLVVEGVDKNKFFIIAQGQVEVLSKGVHGSDLRIALLTEGEYFGEIELVSDIPSDVTVRTITPCKLLTISGKDLDEILSEFPNLKEDLKKAIDKHIELRSTVNKYGERNIDLVSGFAENVEIPETFIDYSDKPREYSLNAIQTVVRVHTRVSDLYNNPYNQLEEQMRLTIEGIKERQEWELINSKKFGLLHSVDPAMRISTRYGAPTPDDLDELLALVWKKPAFFLAHPKAIAAFERECTWRGVPPVTANIFGTPVITWRGIPIIPCDKLEVKSTYLSNQWFGTTSILLLRVGEAEQGVVGLHQAGIPGEISPSLSARLMGLDNLGVASYLLTLYSSAAVLTDDALAVLENVEVGYYHDYQNRNSLPK; encoded by the coding sequence ATGTCTGATAATTTATTACAACGTAGCGTAACCACTTCCGTAGCAAGAAATCTTGCTAATACAACAAAGACTCCACCGCAAATGATGTCTATCACTCCGAGATGGCTACTCAGCCTTATCCCCTGGGTGCATGTAGATGGAGGAACATATAGAGTCAACCGCACAAAAGTTGAGCTTAAAAAAGCAGAGAGAGTAGAATTGAATTTTACCGATGGAGTTGCATCCTTTAAGCCAAATGCATTAAGATCAGTTCCTTTATTTGCTAGGTTTCAAGAAGAAATTATAAACCGTATGGCAAATCGTTTCAAGACAGAAGAAGTTACACTTGGAAATAAACTAGTTGTGGAAGGTGTGGATAAAAACAAATTCTTCATCATTGCACAGGGGCAAGTGGAAGTTCTAAGCAAAGGTGTTCATGGAAGTGATCTTAGAATTGCACTTCTAACAGAAGGAGAATACTTCGGCGAAATAGAATTAGTCTCTGATATACCGTCTGACGTTACTGTGAGAACGATTACTCCTTGTAAGCTGCTGACAATATCTGGAAAAGACTTAGATGAAATTCTAAGTGAGTTCCCAAATCTAAAAGAAGATTTAAAGAAAGCAATCGACAAACATATTGAGCTTCGTTCTACAGTGAATAAATACGGTGAGCGTAATATTGATTTGGTGTCAGGATTCGCTGAAAACGTAGAAATTCCTGAGACATTTATTGATTACTCTGATAAGCCAAGAGAGTATTCGCTCAATGCAATTCAAACTGTTGTGAGAGTTCATACAAGAGTTTCTGATCTTTATAACAATCCGTATAATCAATTAGAAGAGCAAATGCGCCTAACGATTGAGGGAATCAAAGAGCGTCAAGAGTGGGAATTGATTAACAGTAAAAAATTTGGTTTGCTACATTCTGTTGATCCAGCTATGCGAATTAGCACACGATATGGAGCACCAACACCAGACGACTTAGATGAATTACTCGCACTCGTTTGGAAAAAGCCAGCCTTCTTCCTTGCACATCCAAAAGCAATTGCAGCCTTTGAAAGAGAATGCACATGGAGGGGAGTTCCCCCGGTAACCGCAAATATCTTTGGAACACCAGTGATTACTTGGCGCGGAATACCGATTATCCCCTGTGATAAATTAGAAGTGAAGAGCACTTATCTTTCTAATCAATGGTTTGGGACTACTAGTATTTTACTCCTACGCGTTGGCGAAGCTGAACAAGGAGTAGTAGGGCTTCACCAAGCAGGAATTCCAGGTGAAATATCTCCCAGCCTATCTGCGCGTCTAATGGGTCTCGACAACTTGGGAGTAGCCTCTTACTTGCTTACACTTTATTCTTCTGCTGCTGTATTAACTGACGATGCACTAGCAGTTTTAGAAAATGTAGAAGTAGGATATTATCATGATTATCAAAACAGAAACTCTTTACCAAAATAA